A genomic window from Dehalobacter sp. 12DCB1 includes:
- a CDS encoding DUF2577 family protein: MEPKNPYSELVMLIQDQGSKYNPPYICIGQVTNPPPKLRIKMGDLQLDSENLLMSDVLLDHDRQAILTTTEGYGETTEGVLQIESCLQKGALVALLPLEREQTYIVLSKVVSPNG, from the coding sequence ATGGAACCAAAAAACCCCTATTCAGAACTGGTAATGCTTATACAGGATCAGGGATCAAAGTATAATCCACCCTATATCTGTATCGGCCAGGTGACAAATCCACCGCCGAAGCTCCGGATTAAAATGGGGGACCTGCAGCTGGATTCAGAAAACTTGCTAATGTCCGATGTCCTTCTTGATCATGACCGTCAGGCTATCCTAACCACAACCGAAGGTTACGGCGAAACGACGGAGGGCGTACTTCAGATTGAGAGTTGTCTGCAAAAAGGTGCTCTGGTCGCTTTACTTCCTTTAGAAAGAGAGCAAACCTATATCGTCTTAAGCAAGGTGGTGAGCCCAAATGGGTGA
- a CDS encoding baseplate J/gp47 family protein produces MSLFEAQTYEEILQRLKSKVPSEIDTTEGSFIHDALSPAALEIAQLYTSLDLVLTLAFAQTTSGQYLDYRAGEHGLTRKAAVKAAGIVKVTGNPGVAIGQGTIFLTDGGIGFESTKAAVIQDNGSVDISVQAAEEGITGNVPAGAVKTLQVALQGVTEITNESAITGGTDQESDEDLLSRLLLKVRNPATSGNAAHYLQWAGEVSGVGDAKVFPLWDGAGTVKVVIVDSEKIPAEAEIVVAAAAYIESMRPVGAEVTVESAAGVDINVAATVTLAENYTLGQVTDSFRALLTDHLKDIAFKQDYVSFARIGSTLLETPGILDHTGLMVNGGTANIAIGITFDNCQVAVAGTVTLA; encoded by the coding sequence ATGTCGTTGTTTGAAGCACAAACTTATGAGGAAATCCTGCAAAGGCTAAAAAGCAAAGTACCTTCCGAGATAGATACTACGGAAGGCAGTTTTATTCATGATGCTTTGTCCCCTGCAGCGTTGGAAATCGCCCAGCTGTATACCAGTCTGGATTTAGTTTTGACTCTGGCTTTTGCACAGACGACCAGCGGCCAATATCTCGATTACAGGGCTGGAGAACATGGGCTGACCAGAAAGGCTGCTGTAAAGGCAGCCGGAATCGTCAAAGTCACAGGGAATCCGGGTGTAGCAATCGGCCAGGGAACAATCTTTTTGACCGACGGTGGAATTGGATTTGAATCGACCAAGGCAGCAGTTATCCAGGACAATGGGTCAGTCGATATTTCTGTTCAGGCAGCGGAGGAGGGAATCACAGGCAATGTTCCTGCAGGGGCAGTCAAAACATTGCAGGTTGCTCTTCAGGGGGTCACGGAAATCACGAATGAAAGCGCGATAACCGGAGGGACAGATCAGGAAAGCGATGAAGACCTTCTTTCCAGGCTGTTGCTGAAAGTACGGAATCCGGCGACGAGCGGCAATGCAGCACATTACCTGCAATGGGCCGGAGAGGTAAGCGGAGTCGGCGATGCCAAGGTTTTTCCATTGTGGGATGGAGCCGGGACCGTCAAGGTAGTTATCGTGGATTCGGAGAAAATACCGGCTGAAGCAGAGATAGTGGTAGCCGCAGCGGCGTATATTGAGTCAATGAGACCAGTCGGGGCCGAGGTGACGGTTGAATCAGCTGCCGGAGTCGATATCAATGTGGCGGCGACTGTCACCCTCGCAGAAAACTATACGCTCGGACAAGTGACAGATTCTTTTCGGGCACTATTGACGGATCACCTGAAAGATATCGCTTTTAAACAGGATTATGTTAGTTTTGCCAGGATCGGCAGTACACTGCTCGAGACCCCCGGGATATTGGACCATACCGGACTTATGGTTAACGGAGGAACAGCGAATATTGCGATCGGTATTACCTTTGATAACTGCCAAGTCGCAGTAGCTGGGACGGTGACGCTGGCATGA
- a CDS encoding DUF2634 domain-containing protein codes for MGESIFPFILETVTKENSTASNQTTIQREYAWDFDRDCFQLVDGKLSTVTGQDAVKIWAMKALRVPRCRYLAYSWDYGHELENLFGQSLSKEATLSEAKRYISEALLVNPNITEVKNLNVNLENATLKVTCALVTDYGEVNVVV; via the coding sequence ATGGGTGAATCAATTTTCCCATTTATTCTGGAAACAGTTACAAAGGAAAATTCCACAGCAAGCAATCAAACAACCATACAGAGGGAGTACGCCTGGGATTTCGACCGCGACTGTTTTCAATTGGTCGACGGAAAGCTAAGCACCGTAACCGGGCAGGATGCAGTGAAAATCTGGGCGATGAAAGCCTTGCGGGTACCAAGATGTAGATATCTGGCGTACTCCTGGGATTACGGTCACGAACTGGAAAACCTTTTTGGCCAAAGTCTGAGTAAAGAGGCGACCCTGAGTGAAGCAAAACGGTACATCTCTGAGGCTTTACTTGTCAATCCAAACATTACAGAAGTAAAAAATCTTAATGTTAATTTGGAGAATGCAACATTAAAAGTTACATGTGCACTCGTAACAGATTATGGAGAGGTGAATGTCGTTGTTTGA
- a CDS encoding putative phage tail protein, translating into MSDRITIVKSYLPNWLTEKEPIKSVLESFGRDTGLAEDAVKDVLSQCFVDTATWGIKYWEEYLGISVNESKPLSYRQSVVKAKLRGAGTTTAALIEATAESYQNGNVDVLDLPGQNKVQIKFAGIYGIPPNMSDFQPAINRAIPAHLMVEYLYTYLTWLALNGAGLSWAELDAAQFTWAKFETWNPEQEPI; encoded by the coding sequence ATGAGTGACCGGATAACCATCGTCAAATCCTATCTTCCTAACTGGCTAACGGAGAAGGAGCCGATCAAATCGGTATTGGAATCCTTTGGACGGGATACCGGCCTGGCGGAAGACGCTGTCAAGGATGTCCTTTCCCAATGTTTTGTTGATACGGCGACCTGGGGCATCAAATACTGGGAAGAGTATCTTGGAATTTCTGTAAATGAAAGCAAACCGTTAAGCTACAGGCAGAGTGTTGTTAAAGCCAAACTTAGGGGTGCCGGTACGACCACAGCTGCGTTAATCGAAGCAACGGCCGAAAGCTATCAAAATGGGAATGTCGATGTCCTGGACCTCCCAGGGCAGAACAAAGTGCAGATCAAGTTTGCCGGTATTTACGGTATTCCCCCAAATATGTCCGATTTTCAGCCAGCGATTAATCGGGCCATTCCAGCGCACCTCATGGTCGAGTATCTGTATACGTATCTGACCTGGTTAGCGTTGAATGGGGCAGGGCTAAGCTGGGCTGAGCTGGATGCAGCCCAATTCACCTGGGCGAAATTTGAAACCTGGAATCCGGAGCAGGAACCAATCTGA